The following proteins are co-located in the Macrobrachium rosenbergii isolate ZJJX-2024 chromosome 28, ASM4041242v1, whole genome shotgun sequence genome:
- the LOC136854151 gene encoding phospholipid phosphatase 3-like isoform X3 codes for MGAALITTVCYIPPDYTNVSCDDPSIRRPYYSDTVSVPVLLSVGLFGPFIMMIIFEWAFPPEVKDQDYSFRRGLHRSWSYVGDLFVGGLLMFFFNDLAKIATSEPRPSFWSLCVPNITEEQCQQPYVRISWKDCTNPLNLPQRKLVDAMKSFPSGHASVSVYSAVFVIVYIQQRFSVRNNYRYLASILQLMWALWAFICCQSRIWDNKHHWWDVLAGALLGACGSYVTLNYFSNWFNRELPEKAIMSSHEESKDEARLHQHEF; via the exons tgGGAGCTGCCTTAATTACAACAGTTTGCTATATACCACCTGACTACACTAACGTTTCATGTGATGATCCATCTATACGAAGGCCTTATTACTCTGACACAGTTTCTGTTCCAGTACTTCTGTCTGTTGGACTATTTGGTCCATTTATTATG ATGATAATCTTTGAATGGGCTTTCCCACCAGAGGTCAAAGACCAGGACTATTCATTTCGCAGAGGTCTTCATAGGAGCTGGTCTTACGTTGGTGACCTTTTTGTTGGAGGCCttcttatgtttttcttcaaTGATCTTGCCAAGATTGCTACTAGTGAACCAAGGCCATCATTCTGGAGCTTGTGTGTACCAAACATTACTGAAGAACAGTGTCAACAGCC ATATGTAAGAATCTCTTGGAAGGACTGCACAAATCCCTTAAATTTGCCACAGCGAAAGTTAGTAGATGCAATGAAGTCCTTCCCATCAGGTCATGCATCTGTGTCAGTTTACTCAGCAGTATTTGTGATA GTGTACATCCAACAGCGCTTCAGTGTGAGGAACAACTATAGGTATTTGGCTTCTATCCTACAATTAATGTGGGCACTGTGGGCTTTTATTTGTTGCCAGTCTAGAATATGGGATAATAAACATCACTGGTGGGATGTACTTGCTGGTGCACTTCTTGGAGCATGTGGATCATATGTGACg ctgAATTACTTTTCCAACTGGTTCAACAGAGAACTACCAGAAAAAGCAATAATGTCAAGCCATGAAGAATCCAAAGATGAAGCTAG ATTACACCAACATGAATTTTAG